A single Brassica rapa cultivar Chiifu-401-42 chromosome A04, CAAS_Brap_v3.01, whole genome shotgun sequence DNA region contains:
- the LOC103865999 gene encoding uncharacterized protein LOC103865999: MAIKPNGKSPVTSDHDDKIMLFRDVTPGPHETQLRFRLIHFWEAWNPIKKTLIGIEMLLIDEQGSVIQGFISPSRIERHLSKMKPASLYKLNNFYGSSNKTMYRVSDHAVTVSFSWNSELSVLEDSPTPFDEDRFRFHSFEEFQAGCDRKGDLYDVLGHMKLINGQCLTGTPVLDEVEIARARHVLVHVQSYDGPVVKLYLWDQAARDFCKKFKSAEGTPTVLLVTTVNTKSLGGTLALTTMSSSRVFMDCDVQPTVDYFSWLGSNPQSAELVNAEVVTKRETLTIGEIFSYIRDGSNKEAFFECTATIDDVVYGSTWYYISCSGCHTKATKGPTSLMCSKCGKVNISGVPQYRAQISVYDNSEQAVFVLLGDAGFELTGKHAAELVSSYYEANGDQGVTQEVPFPEALISTIGQKHNFCVKVTQHNLDGKSRSLTVTKILPMESPPVTEASGGNYNPTTSEDGFETGTKVCAASKTSVDSAEGSKSNGDIDEMGKAKRLKRGV; this comes from the exons ATGGCGATCAAACCGAATGGAAAATCCCCGGTTACCTCCGATCACGATGACAAAATCATGCTTTTCCGCGATGTCACACCGGGTCCCCACGAAACCCAGCTGCGTTTCCGCTTGATTCATTTCTGGGAGGCTTGGAACCCTATAAAGAAGACGCTTATTGGGATTGAGATGCTGTTAATTGACGAGCAG GGATCTGTTATCCAAGGATTCATTTCACCAAGCCGTATTGAGAGACATTTGTCTAAAATGAAGCCTGCATCGCTTTACAAGCTCAACAATTTTTATGGATCAAGCAACAAAACCATGTATCGGGTTTCTGATCATGCTGTTACGGTGTCGTTCTCATGGAACTCGGAGCTCTCTGTTCTTGAAGACAGTCCCACTCCTTTTGATGAAGACAGATTCCGTTTTCATTCCTTTGAGGAATTTCAAGCTGGCTGTGATCGCAAAGGAGACCTCTACG ATGTTCTTGGGCACATGAAGCTGATTAATGGTCAGTGTCTCACTGGGACCCCAGTTCTTGATGAAGTGGAAATAGCTAGGGCGAGGCATGTGTTGGTTCATGTGCAGTCATACGA TGGACCTGTGGTGAAGCTCTACCTTTGGGACCAGGCTGCAAGAGACTTCtgcaaaaaattcaaatcagcCGAAGGCACCCCCACTGTGTTATTGGTGACGACCGTTAACACCAAGAGTCTCGGAG GTACTCTTGCACTTACTACAATGTCCTCCTCACGTGTCTTTATGGACTGCGACGTCCAACCTACGGTCGACTACTTTAGCTG GTTGGGCTCTAACCCACAGAGTGCTGAGTTGGTTAATGCAGAAGTGGTCACTAAAAGGGAGACACTGACCATAGGAGAAATATTCTCCTACATCAGGGATGGATCTAATAAG GAGGCTTTTTTTGAGTGCACGGCTACGATTGATGATGTGGTCTATGGTTCAACCTGGTATTACATATCATGCAGTGGTTGCCATACTAAGGCTACGAAAGGCCCTACTTCTTTGATGTGTTCAAAATGTGGGAAAGTCAACATATCAGGAGTACCACA GTACCGTGCACAGATATCTGTCTATGACAACAGTGAGCAGGCTGTTTTTGTTCTGCTTGGTGATGCTGGTTTTGAGTTAACCGGGAAGCATGCAGCCGAGTTAGTCAGCAGCTATTATGAG GCTAATGGAGACCAAGGAGTTACTCAAGAGGTGCCTTTCCCGGAAGCTTTAATTAGCACTATCGGTCAGAAACATAACTTTTGTGTAAAAGTTACACAGCACAACTTAGATGGCAAGTCTCGATCTTTGACTGTGACCAAGATTCTCCCTATGGAATCTCCACCAGTCACAGAAGCTTCGGGAGGAAACTACAACCCGACAACCTCGGAGGACGGATTTGAGACTGGAACGAAGGTGTGTGCAGCTTCCAAAACCAGTGTGGATTCGGCAGAGGGAAGTAAGAGCAATGGTGACATTGATGAGATGGGCAAAGCAAAACGCCTTAAGCGTGGGGTTTAG